The following proteins come from a genomic window of Daphnia carinata strain CSIRO-1 chromosome 6, CSIRO_AGI_Dcar_HiC_V3, whole genome shotgun sequence:
- the LOC132087723 gene encoding putative ankyrin repeat protein RF_0381 has product MLEGVPRKRMNSAEVVEQLESIKKKLKKKEEEFLQLCAADSSPDSLERMNDFIRLGINLSAKDDDGRNALHYLCQSNSSPKLIVAIQLLIQKGIDVNAKDKSGKNALHHLCISNSSPNLINAIQLLIQLGIDVNAKDNDKKNALHYLCGSNSNPNLIDAIQLLIRLGIDVNAKGNWGRNALHHLCKSNSSPTLIDAIQLLIPLGIDVNAKNEWGKNALHYLCKSNSSPTLIDAIQLLIPLGIDVNEKDLTGRNALHYLCKSNSSPNLFDAMQLLIQLGIDVNAKDNDNKNALHYLCESNSSPNLIDAIQLLIQLGIYVNAKDKDGKNALHYLCESNLSPNLIDAIQLLIPLGIDVNAKDEKRRNALHYLCGWNSSPNLIDAIQLLIPLGIDVNAKDLMERMRSIICVNQIQVQL; this is encoded by the exons ATGTTGGAAGGCGTCCCGCGGAAAAGAATGAATTCGGCGGAAGTCGTGGAACAACTGGAATCcatcaagaaaaaa ctgaaaaagaaagaagaagaatttcttcAACTTTGTGCTGCTGACTCTTCGCCTGATTCATTAGAAAGAATGAACGACTTCATTCGCCTTGGAATCAATTTGAGTGCAAAGGACGATGATGGacggaatgcgctccattatttgtgtcaatcaaattcaagcccaaagtTAATTgtcgccattcaactcttaatccaaaagggaattgatgtgaacgcaaaggacaaatcGGGAAAGAATGCGCTACATCATTTGTGTatatcaaattcaagcccaaatttaattaatgccattcaacttttaatccaactgggaattgacgtgaatgcaaaggacaatgataaaaagaatgcgctccattatttgtgtggatcaaattcaaacccgaatttaattgacgccattcaactcttaatccgactgggaattgatgtcaATGCAAAGGGCAATTGGggaaggaatgcgcttcatcatttgtgtaaatcaaattcaagtccaactttaattgacgccattcaactcttaatcccactgggaattgatgtgaatgcaaagaacgaatggggaaagaatgcgctccattatttgtgtaaatcaaattcaagtccaactttaattgacgccattcaactcttaatcccactgggaattgatgtgaatgaaAAGGACTTAActggaaggaatgcgctccattatttgtgtaaatcaaattcaagcccaaatttatttgacgcaatgcaacttttaatccaactgggaattgacgtgaatgcaaaggacaatgataataagaatgcgctccattatttgtgtgaatcaaattcaagcccgaatttaattgacgccattcaactcttaatccaactgggaatttatgtgaatgcaaaggacaaagatggaaagaatgcgctccattatttgtgtgaatcaaatttaAGCCccaatttaattgacgccattcaactcttaatcccactgggaattgatgtgaatgcaaaggacgaaaaaagaaggaatgcgctccattatttgtgtggatggaattcaagcccaaatttaattgacgccattcaactcttaatcccactgggaattgatgtgaatgcaaaggacttaatggaaagaatgcgctccattatttgtgtgaatcaaattcaagtccaactttaa
- the LOC130686402 gene encoding death-associated protein kinase 1-like has product MKIWIDREKLLGEGGFGMVCKGKLWNSYGRIFRGIFRGREVAVKRVEKRFAKNIEEEAMLKLDHPNIVKLFHCEKDKDFMYYALELCDASLDQVFLKKDDAKKYNGPMPPPIKIFRQLATGLAYIHSEKLIHRDIKPHNILIMRKPGEDKEIIFKWSDFGLAKSVNEKGKHSWTGVRGTRTWYAPEVLKKLIKEEKAKNKEFWGTVNSDVFVLGLVFGYILLEGEHLFGSNEKEIHKNIIRNDPVNMTNIDGELRKYYENNLLTPMLEYDPEIRINSTEIALRLEYIKNKLTGKEKEFHQLCATDSSPDLVGRINDFIRLGIDVNAKGERGQNALHYLCKSNSSPNLIDAIQLLIQLGIDVNAKDNDGWNALHHLCWSDSSPNLIDAIQLLIQLGIDVNAKDDNGQNALHYLCLLKSSPHLIDAIQLLIQLGIDVNAKDDDGWNALHFLCQFNSSPNLIDAIQLLIQLGIDVNAKDIWGENALHYLCQFNSSPNLIDAIQLFNQLGIDVNATDDDGKNALHHLCAWSSSPNLIDAIRLLIRLGIDVNAKDNFGRNARTFLRNNQWIRNKDEILKLLDSAPVV; this is encoded by the exons atgaaaatttggatCGACCGCGAAAAACTATTAGGGGAAGGTGGCTTTGGTATGGTATGCAAAGGGAAGTTATGGAATAGTTATGGTAGGATATTTAGAGGGATATTCAGAGGCCGTGAAGTGGCAGTAAAACGAGTTGAAAAACGATTTGCCAAAAatatagaagaagaagcaatgctaaagttagatcatccaaacatcgtcaaactttTTCACTGTGAAAAGGACAAAGACTTCAT GTACTACGCACTGGAATTATGCGACGCTTCTTTAGATCAAGTTTTCCTGAAAAAGGATGATGCCAAAAAATACAACGGACCTATGCCACCTCCAATCAAAATATTTCGTCAATTAGCTACAGGCCTGGCATACATCCATTCAGAGAAATTAATTCATCGAGACATTAAACCCCACAACATCCTCATTATGCGAAAGCCTGGAGAAGATAAAGAGATAATATTTAAATGGTCTGATTTTGGACTGGCCAAATCcgtaaacgaaaaaggaaaacattcgTGGACTGGAGTGAGAGGAACGCGAACTTGGTACGCACCCGAAGTGCTGAAAAAACTCATCAAGGAAGAAAAGGCGAAAAACAAAGAGTTTTGGGGCACCGTCAATAGCGACGTATTTGTCCTCGGCCTCGTTTTCGGTTATATTTTGTTGGAGGGAGAACATCTATTCggttcaaatgaaaaagaaattcacaaGAACATAATTCGAAACGATCCGGTGAATATGACGA ATATTGATGGCGAATTGCGCAAATATTATGAGAATAACTTACTAACGCCAATGTTGGAATACGATCCGGAGATAAGAATAAATTCGACAGAAATCGCCCTACGACTGGAATATATTAAGAATAAa ctgactggaaaagaaaaagaatttcaccAGCTTTGTGCTACTGACTCTTCACCAGATCTAGTTGGAAGAATCAACGACTTTATTCGCCTTGGAATTGACGTCAATGCAAAGGGCGAAAGGGGacagaatgcgctccattatttgtgtaaatcaaattcaagcccaaatttaattgacgctattcaactcttaatccaactgggaattgatgtgaacgcaaaggacaatgatggatggaatgcgctccatcatttgtgtTGGTCagattcaagcccaaatttaattgacgccattcaactcttaatccaactgggaattgatgtgaatgcaaaggacgatAATGGAcagaatgcgcttcattatttgtgtttattaaagtcaagcccacatttaattgacgctattcaactcttaatccaactgggaattgatgtgaatgcaaaggacgatgatggatggaatgcgctccattttttgtgccaattcaattcaagcccaaatttaattgacgccattcagctcttaatccaactgggaattgatgtgaatgcaaaggacattTGGGGagagaatgcgctccattatttgtgccaattcaattcaagcccaaatttaattgacgccattcaactctttaaccaactgggaattgatgtgaatgcaacgGACGATGatggaaagaatgcgctccatcatttgtgtGCATGGagttcaagcccaaatttaattgacgccattcgaCTTTTAATCCGACTGggaatcgacgtgaatgcaaaggacaattTTGGAAGGAATGCTCGAACTTTTTTACGCAATAACCAATGGATTAGGAACAAGgacgaaatcctaaaactACTCGACTCAGCACCTGTTGTTTAA